A single genomic interval of Penaeus chinensis breed Huanghai No. 1 chromosome 23, ASM1920278v2, whole genome shotgun sequence harbors:
- the LOC125037706 gene encoding pinin-like: MSGASSCRLRASSPGRVSLLGICSRVRAYKPAKPLEKETLAWKKTVYTQRIKTRKTGYLNAGIKNSSNIKEVSLVFCQSCASFRKWVSSTPARQYLQEGGNKDPRKVIRRRGIRPARQREKNRAKEEMKERREWERREDNYQDQREDPKTRDREMVLLEEGRRGDEEGEREITQGQREEGDGQKRDRREGEKGEVRKEARDEAQVYVRQKGKEGEEQRPMTGDERNNEREIEEETETRETVREYPDEMDKEKRHVTEEDSQKEKENEEGNQTRDPTRENPNMDFALPDGGTQGPTPSPSQTQRPPPPARPNEHPWEYVPDVSHSDLLGKHARTFVRFWAEMVAGLVVLGVTETCGAAGRLGRAVGRAVASRRAPRGDQGRPHLPA, encoded by the exons ATGAGCGGAGCATCTTCGTGCCGACTCCGGGCTTCCTCGCCGGGCCGCGTCTCGCTCCTCGGAATTTGCTCTCGGgt ACGAGCATACAAACCTGCCAAACCGCTCGAGAAAGAGACACTAGCGTGGAAAAAAACAGTATACACTCAGCGAATAAAAACCCGGAAAACCGGGTACCTGAACGCGGGAATAAAAAACAGCAGCAATATAAAAGAAGTTTCGCTCGTATTTTGCCAGTCTTGCGCCAGCTTTCGCAAGTGGGTGTCGTCGACGCCAGCGAGGCAATATCTGCAGG AAGGCGGGAATAAAGATCCACGCAAGGTCATCCGCAGAAGAGGAATTCGACCGGCACGACAGAGGGAGAAGAACCGTgcgaaggaggagatgaaggaaagaagggaatgggagagacgagaggacaaTTACCAAGACCAGAGGGAAGACCCGAAAACACGTGACAGAGAGATGGTATTGCTcgaggaagggagacgaggagacgaagaaggggagagagaaataacgcaaggacaaagagaggaaggagacggccagaagagagacaggagagaaggagagaaaggcgaaGTGCGGAAGGAAGCAAGAGACGAAGCGCAGGTCTACGTCAggcagaaaggaaaggagggagaggaacagaggccGATGACGGGAGATGAAaggaataatgaaagagaaatagaggaagaaacgGAAACACGCGAAACAGTGCGAGAATATCCTGATGAAATGGATAAGGAAAAGAGACACGTTACGGAAGAAGacagtcaaaaagaaaaagaaaacgaggaaggaaaCCAAACACGCGACCCGACGCGAGAAAATCCCAACATGGATTTCGCCCTTCCCGACGGAGGAACCCAGGGCCCTACGCCCTCGCCCTCGCAGACCCAgcgcccccctcctccagcacgCCCGAACGAGCACCCGTGGGAATACGTTCCCGACGTCTCCCACTCGGACCTCCTCGGCAAGCACGCCAGGACCTTCGTCAGGTTCTGGGCGGAGATGGTGGCCGGCCTCGTGGTCCTGGGCGTGACTGAGACGTGCGGGGCGGCGGGGAGGCTGGGCAGGGCCGTCGGGAGGGCGGTGGCGTCGCGGAGGGCGCCCCGCGGAGACCAGGGGCGCCCTCACCTCCCGGCGTGA
- the LOC125037360 gene encoding splicing factor U2af 38 kDa subunit isoform X2, whose product MAEYLASIFGTEKDKVNCSFYFKIGACRHGDRCSRIHNKPTFSQTVLILNLYCNPQNSAKSADGSHSTVSDEEMQEHYDNFFEEVFVECEDRYGEIEEMNVCDNLGDHLVGNVYIKFKYEEDAEKAVVDLNNRWFGGRAIHAELSPVTDFREACCRQYEMGECTRSGFCNFMHLKPISRELRRELYGRKRRR is encoded by the exons ATGGCTGAATACTTGGCATCGATTTTCGGCACGGAGAAGGACAA AGTCAACTGTAGTTTCTACTTTAAGATAGGAGCATGTAGGCATGGAGACCGTTGCTCCAGGATCCACAACAAGCCAACCTTTAGCCAG ACTGTGTTGATCCTAAACCTGTACTGCAACCCCCAGAACTCGGCCAAGTCAGCTGATGGATCCCACT CAACGGTCAGCGATGAGGAGATGCAGGAGCACTACGACAACTTCTTTGAGGAGGTTTTCGTGGAGTGCGAGGATCGGTATGGAGAAATTGAAGAGATGAATGTGTGCGACAACCTTGGGGACCATCTCGTTGGCAATGTGTATATAAAG TTCAAATACGAAGAAGATGCTGAAAAGGCTGTTGTTGACCTCAATAACCGGTGGTTTGGGGGTCGAGCAATCCATGCAGAGTTGAGTCCTGTAACTGACTTTCGAGAGGCATGTTGCCGTCAGTATGAAATGgg AGAGTGCACACGCAGTGGATTCTGTAACTTCATGCACTTGAAGCCAATCTCTCGAGAACTCCGCAGAGAGTTATatggacggaagaggaggaggtag
- the LOC125037360 gene encoding splicing factor U2AF 26 kDa subunit isoform X1 produces the protein MAEYLASIFGTEKDKVNCSFYFKIGACRHGDRCSRIHNKPTFSQTVLILNLYCNPQNSAKSADGSHSTVSDEEMQEHYDNFFEEVFVECEDRYGEIEEMNVCDNLGDHLVGNVYIKFKYEEDAEKAVVDLNNRWFGGRAIHAELSPVTDFREACCRQYEMGECTRSGFCNFMHLKPISRELRRELYGRKRRRSHSRTRRRRSRSRSRERRRESKDRASVLDRFPAHSQEKDQREGRFGRY, from the exons ATGGCTGAATACTTGGCATCGATTTTCGGCACGGAGAAGGACAA AGTCAACTGTAGTTTCTACTTTAAGATAGGAGCATGTAGGCATGGAGACCGTTGCTCCAGGATCCACAACAAGCCAACCTTTAGCCAG ACTGTGTTGATCCTAAACCTGTACTGCAACCCCCAGAACTCGGCCAAGTCAGCTGATGGATCCCACT CAACGGTCAGCGATGAGGAGATGCAGGAGCACTACGACAACTTCTTTGAGGAGGTTTTCGTGGAGTGCGAGGATCGGTATGGAGAAATTGAAGAGATGAATGTGTGCGACAACCTTGGGGACCATCTCGTTGGCAATGTGTATATAAAG TTCAAATACGAAGAAGATGCTGAAAAGGCTGTTGTTGACCTCAATAACCGGTGGTTTGGGGGTCGAGCAATCCATGCAGAGTTGAGTCCTGTAACTGACTTTCGAGAGGCATGTTGCCGTCAGTATGAAATGgg AGAGTGCACACGCAGTGGATTCTGTAACTTCATGCACTTGAAGCCAATCTCTCGAGAACTCCGCAGAGAGTTATatggacggaagaggaggag ATCTCACTCCCGAACCCGCCGCCGCAGGTCGAGGTCGAGGTCACGTGAGCGCAGGCGGGAGAGCAAGGACAGGGCATCAGTGCTTGATAGGTTCCCCGCCCACTCTCAGGAAAAGGaccagagggaagggagattcgGCCGCTACTGA